The Campylobacter concisus genome has a window encoding:
- a CDS encoding replication-associated recombination protein A: MFRPKNLDEICGQKAVKAAFLKFIATGKIPHSIFYGPAGCGKTSFARAVASGANYDFYEFDGGNLKIDDFRKILKNYENALNKPLFFIDEIHRLSKTQQEALLIPMENYKALVIGASTENPFFTLSSGIRSRSMLFEFRPLSSSDFEDLLGKIKEQISFSIDEDAKEYLFKSSGGDARAMLNLLEFAVTLDENVSLENLKTLRQNALKEGAKEDDTHYELASAFIKSMRGSDENAVIYYLARLIDSGESADFIARRMAIFASEDIGNANPNALNLAASTLSVVKEIGFPEARIILAQCAVYLACSPKSNSSYNAINAALRYVQSEEILKIPPYLKNHTKESKDYLYPHDFGGWVEQKYLEKPLVFYKSKGIGFEKTLNEWLDKIKSKG; encoded by the coding sequence ATGTTTAGACCAAAAAACTTGGATGAAATTTGTGGCCAAAAGGCAGTTAAAGCGGCTTTTTTAAAATTTATAGCCACCGGCAAGATCCCGCACTCCATCTTTTATGGTCCAGCAGGTTGTGGCAAAACGAGCTTTGCAAGAGCTGTGGCAAGCGGGGCAAACTACGATTTTTATGAGTTTGACGGCGGAAATTTAAAGATAGATGACTTTCGCAAAATTTTAAAAAACTACGAAAACGCCTTAAACAAGCCACTCTTTTTCATAGACGAGATCCACCGCCTTAGCAAAACCCAGCAAGAAGCACTTTTGATCCCCATGGAAAACTACAAAGCCCTAGTCATCGGCGCAAGTACCGAAAATCCCTTTTTCACGCTAAGCTCAGGTATCAGAAGCCGCTCGATGCTCTTTGAGTTTAGACCGCTTAGCAGTAGCGATTTTGAAGACCTTCTTGGCAAGATAAAAGAGCAAATTTCATTTAGCATTGACGAAGATGCCAAAGAGTATCTCTTTAAAAGTAGTGGCGGCGACGCAAGAGCCATGCTAAATTTACTAGAATTTGCCGTCACGCTTGATGAAAATGTGAGCTTAGAAAATTTAAAAACACTACGTCAAAACGCCCTAAAAGAGGGAGCGAAAGAGGATGACACGCACTACGAGCTAGCAAGCGCTTTTATAAAAAGTATGCGCGGAAGCGACGAAAACGCCGTCATATATTACCTTGCAAGACTCATAGACTCTGGCGAGAGTGCTGACTTCATCGCTAGAAGGATGGCGATATTTGCCAGCGAAGACATCGGCAACGCAAACCCAAATGCACTAAATTTAGCCGCAAGCACGCTTAGCGTGGTAAAAGAGATAGGCTTTCCAGAGGCTAGGATAATACTAGCTCAGTGCGCCGTTTATCTAGCCTGCTCGCCAAAGTCAAACTCCAGCTACAATGCGATAAATGCCGCCCTAAGATACGTGCAAAGCGAAGAAATTTTAAAAATTCCGCCATATCTAAAAAACCACACAAAAGAGAGCAAAGACTACCTTTATCCGCATGATTTTGGTGGCTGGGTCGAGCAAAAATACCTAGAAAAACCGCTCGTTTTTTACAAAAGCAAGGGCATAGGCTTTGAAAAGACGCTAAATGAGTGGCTAGATAAAATAAAATCCAAGGGCTAA
- a CDS encoding pyridoxamine 5'-phosphate oxidase family protein, producing MRRKDRELSREDGLKIIDECEYAVISCVDDEGEIFSVPISPVRVGESIFIHGATAGCKAKLLQNGRKVEFVCVSFNKVPHLSESELDTIKNDGKALGGKVFTTEYKSAITKTRAYEVEDKTKKYEILKILSQKYTAYAMSTFDVAAEYGLGIMKIYELKIESLSAKAKILPKPAK from the coding sequence ATGAGACGAAAAGATAGAGAACTAAGCCGTGAAGATGGTTTAAAAATCATAGATGAATGTGAATATGCGGTAATTTCATGCGTGGATGATGAGGGAGAAATTTTTAGCGTACCGATCTCGCCTGTTAGAGTTGGTGAAAGCATTTTTATACACGGAGCTACCGCTGGCTGTAAGGCAAAACTACTTCAAAATGGACGAAAAGTGGAGTTTGTCTGCGTTAGTTTTAACAAAGTCCCGCATCTAAGCGAAAGTGAGCTAGATACGATAAAAAACGACGGCAAGGCACTTGGTGGTAAGGTCTTTACAACTGAATATAAAAGCGCCATCACAAAAACAAGAGCCTACGAGGTCGAGGACAAGACCAAAAAGTATGAAATTTTAAAAATTCTTAGCCAAAAATACACTGCCTACGCAATGAGCACCTTTGACGTGGCTGCGGAGTATGGGCTCGGGATCATGAAAATTTACGAGCTAAAGATAGAGAGCCTTAGTGCTAAGGCCAAAATTTTACCAAAACCAGCAAAGTAA
- the ung gene encoding uracil-DNA glycosylase → MQINLDDIKIELSWKEMLKDEFLSENFARIKENFLKAKSTSTVYPPSALIFNAFNLTPFHDVKVVILGQDPYHGANQAMGLSFSVPSDVKVPPSLVNIYKEIYADLGIKEPNSGNLTKWAKQGVLLLNSTLSVSAGVANSHASFGWQGFTDAVIKKISQNLQNVVFMLWGNPAKAKAPLIDASKHLILEAAHPSPLARGAFFGCRHFSKANIYLANHGKTPIDWDLNVKI, encoded by the coding sequence ATGCAGATAAATTTAGATGATATAAAGATCGAGCTAAGCTGGAAAGAGATGTTAAAAGATGAGTTTTTGAGCGAAAATTTCGCGCGTATCAAAGAAAATTTCTTAAAAGCAAAGAGCACTAGCACCGTCTATCCACCAAGTGCGCTTATATTTAATGCATTTAACCTAACGCCTTTTCACGATGTCAAAGTCGTCATCTTAGGACAAGATCCATATCACGGCGCAAATCAAGCCATGGGGCTAAGCTTTTCAGTGCCTAGTGACGTAAAAGTCCCACCAAGTCTTGTAAATATCTATAAAGAAATTTACGCTGATCTTGGCATAAAAGAGCCAAATAGCGGCAATCTCACAAAATGGGCAAAACAAGGCGTGCTGCTTCTAAACTCAACTTTAAGCGTTAGCGCTGGAGTGGCAAATTCCCACGCTAGCTTTGGCTGGCAAGGCTTTACTGACGCTGTAATAAAAAAGATTAGCCAAAATTTACAAAACGTAGTTTTTATGCTTTGGGGCAACCCAGCCAAGGCCAAAGCACCGCTCATTGACGCCAGCAAGCACCTCATCTTAGAGGCAGCACATCCAAGCCCACTGGCTCGTGGCGCATTTTTTGGCTGCCGTCACTTCTCAAAAGCAAATATCTACCTAGCAAATCACGGTAAAACGCCGATAGACTGGGATCTAAATGTAAAAATTTGA
- a CDS encoding YbaK/EbsC family protein has translation MSEQIFNKIHDLLSKNGAKFRVIEHESARTSEEVAKIRGTKMSQGAKALVCSIKGVDEEKFRQIFKDENVLNDYLLSDEKPAMKAGKAYILAILPADMQANLDSLTQKFDGKRASLASPDEVLALTDCVFGSVPPFSFHKNLHIVVDERLLQRNDEIAFNAGLLDRSIILNTKDYTKIVRPTLINFAE, from the coding sequence GTGTCAGAGCAAATTTTTAATAAAATCCATGACCTTCTTAGTAAAAATGGGGCTAAATTTAGAGTGATAGAGCATGAGAGTGCGAGGACTTCAGAGGAGGTCGCTAAGATAAGAGGCACGAAGATGAGTCAGGGTGCAAAGGCGCTGGTATGCTCTATAAAAGGAGTAGATGAGGAAAAATTTAGGCAAATTTTTAAAGATGAAAATGTGCTAAATGATTATTTGCTAAGCGATGAAAAGCCAGCGATGAAGGCTGGTAAAGCTTATATCTTGGCTATTTTGCCAGCCGATATGCAAGCAAATCTTGATAGCTTGACACAAAAATTTGACGGCAAAAGGGCAAGCCTAGCTAGTCCAGATGAAGTTTTAGCATTGACAGATTGTGTTTTTGGTTCAGTGCCACCATTTAGCTTTCATAAAAATTTACACATTGTAGTTGATGAAAGGTTGCTACAAAGAAACGATGAGATCGCGTTTAATGCGGGGCTACTTGATAGATCAATTATTTTAAATACAAAAGATTATACAAAGATAGTACGGCCAACGCTAATAAATTTTGCAGAATAA
- the thrS gene encoding threonine--tRNA ligase → MSDIIAYKLNGEIVDTQSITGRESSAEPIYFDNSKEALHVIRHSCAHLMAQAIKSLYPKAKFFVGPNVEDGFYYDFRVDDEGTKLGESDLAAIEDKMKELAEKKFDIVKTCSTKANMSDKFKDDDLKQEVLKRIPDGEVSSYSQGDFEDLCRGPHVPNTKFLKFFKLTRVAGAYLGGDESREMLTRIYGTAYADKESLKEHIRIIEEAKKRDHRKLGTEMKLFTFDEEVGGGLPIWLPNGGRLRSKLEQILYKAHRDRGYEPVRGPELLKADVWRRSGHYANYKENMYFTTIDEAEYGIKPMNCVGHIKVYQSDIRSYRDLPLKFFEYGVVHRHEKSGVLHGLFRVREFAQDDSHIFCMPSQIKENILEILKFAGKIMENFGFHYEMEISTKPAKAIGGDEIWETATKALKEALDENGFKYGIDEGGGAFYGPKIDIKITDALKRKWQCGTIQVDFNLPERFDLGYIDANNERQRPVMLHRALLGSFERFIGILLEHTAGELPFFIAPTQVVIVPISDAHLDYAKEISRELRKINVDSEIASKNESLNKRIRTAEKQRVPMIVVLGDNEVANKSVALRDRQARTQSDMSLAEFINLTKEKLSEVHF, encoded by the coding sequence ATGAGCGATATCATCGCATACAAACTAAATGGCGAAATAGTCGATACTCAAAGTATCACAGGGCGTGAGAGTAGTGCCGAGCCTATCTATTTTGACAACTCAAAAGAGGCACTACACGTTATCAGACACTCCTGTGCACACCTCATGGCACAAGCTATCAAATCACTCTATCCAAAGGCAAAATTCTTTGTCGGACCAAACGTAGAAGATGGGTTTTATTATGATTTTAGAGTTGATGATGAGGGCACGAAGCTAGGCGAGAGCGATCTAGCAGCGATCGAAGATAAGATGAAAGAGCTTGCTGAGAAGAAATTTGACATCGTAAAAACCTGCTCAACCAAAGCTAATATGAGCGATAAATTTAAAGATGACGACCTAAAACAAGAGGTCTTAAAAAGAATCCCAGATGGTGAAGTGAGCAGCTATTCGCAAGGCGATTTTGAAGATCTTTGCCGTGGACCACACGTACCAAATACTAAATTTTTAAAATTTTTCAAACTTACACGCGTGGCTGGCGCATATCTTGGCGGCGATGAGAGCCGTGAGATGCTAACTAGAATTTACGGCACAGCCTATGCAGATAAAGAGAGCTTAAAAGAGCACATCCGAATCATCGAAGAGGCCAAAAAGCGTGACCACAGAAAGCTTGGTACCGAGATGAAGCTGTTTACTTTTGATGAAGAAGTAGGTGGTGGTTTGCCGATATGGTTACCAAATGGTGGACGCTTGCGCTCTAAGTTAGAGCAAATTTTATACAAAGCCCACCGCGACCGAGGCTACGAGCCAGTGCGCGGACCAGAGCTTTTAAAGGCTGATGTGTGGAGAAGAAGCGGTCACTACGCAAACTATAAAGAAAATATGTACTTTACGACGATCGATGAGGCCGAATACGGCATAAAGCCTATGAACTGCGTCGGCCACATCAAGGTATATCAAAGCGACATCCGTTCATACCGCGATTTGCCGCTTAAATTTTTCGAATACGGCGTTGTGCATCGCCACGAAAAAAGCGGCGTTTTACACGGGCTCTTCAGAGTGCGCGAATTTGCACAAGATGACTCGCACATCTTTTGTATGCCAAGCCAAATCAAAGAAAATATCTTAGAAATTTTAAAATTTGCTGGCAAAATAATGGAAAATTTCGGCTTTCATTACGAGATGGAGATTTCGACCAAGCCTGCAAAAGCGATCGGCGGGGACGAAATTTGGGAAACTGCGACCAAAGCGCTAAAAGAAGCGCTTGACGAAAACGGCTTTAAATACGGTATCGACGAGGGCGGCGGCGCATTCTACGGTCCAAAAATCGACATCAAAATTACCGATGCGCTAAAGAGAAAGTGGCAGTGCGGCACGATCCAGGTTGATTTTAACTTGCCAGAGCGCTTTGATCTAGGATACATCGATGCAAACAACGAAAGACAACGCCCCGTAATGCTTCACAGAGCACTGCTTGGCAGTTTTGAGAGATTTATAGGAATTTTACTTGAGCACACTGCTGGTGAGCTACCATTTTTCATAGCTCCTACGCAAGTCGTCATCGTACCTATTAGCGACGCGCATTTAGACTACGCAAAAGAAATTTCACGCGAACTAAGAAAGATCAACGTCGATAGCGAGATCGCAAGTAAAAATGAGAGTTTAAATAAGAGAATAAGAACGGCAGAAAAACAAAGGGTGCCTATGATAGTCGTGCTGGGAGACAACGAAGTAGCGAACAAGAGCGTTGCGCTACGCGACAGACAGGCTAGGACGCAGAGCGATATGAGCTTGGCGGAATTTATAAATTTAACGAAGGAGAAACTTAGTGAGGTACATTTTTGA
- the infC gene encoding translation initiation factor IF-3 codes for MSKENEVLLNEDIRAREVRCVGDDGTAYGVISRDEALEISNKLGLDLVLIAPDAKPPVCKIMDYGKFRYQQEKKQKEAKKKQKTIEIKEIKLSVKIAQNDINYKVKHASEFLQDGKHVKFRVFLKGREMSTPEAGVAMLEKVWEMIKNEADRDKEPMIEGRYVNMLVTPKKG; via the coding sequence TTGAGTAAGGAAAATGAAGTATTGCTCAATGAGGACATAAGGGCGAGAGAGGTAAGATGTGTAGGGGATGATGGCACAGCATACGGTGTCATCTCAAGAGATGAGGCTTTAGAGATCTCAAATAAGCTTGGGCTTGATCTAGTGCTTATAGCACCAGATGCGAAGCCGCCAGTTTGCAAGATAATGGACTATGGTAAATTCCGCTATCAGCAAGAGAAAAAGCAAAAAGAGGCCAAGAAAAAGCAAAAAACTATCGAGATAAAAGAGATAAAACTCTCTGTCAAGATCGCCCAAAACGATATAAACTACAAGGTTAAACACGCAAGCGAGTTTTTGCAAGATGGCAAACATGTTAAATTTCGTGTATTTTTAAAGGGTCGCGAGATGAGCACCCCAGAAGCTGGCGTAGCTATGCTTGAGAAGGTCTGGGAAATGATAAAAAATGAAGCTGATCGCGACAAAGAACCTATGATAGAAGGTCGTTATGTAAATATGCTTGTAACTCCAAAAAAAGGTTAA
- the gdhA gene encoding NADP-specific glutamate dehydrogenase — protein MSEYIEKTMEWIKRTNPGQGVFVQAATEVLGSLEPLIKKESKYQKHAILERIVIPERTVIFRVTYTDDDGRPQVHNGYRVQFNSAVGPYKGGIRLHPSVDLGVLKFLGFEQIFKNSLTGVNIGGAKGGSTFDPKGKSEGEIMRFCQAFMSELYRHIGNTVDVPAGDIGVGAREIGYMFGQYKKLTGRFDGILTGKGLNWGGSLARTEATGYGLVYFTQNMLQRAGLGLEGKKCSISGSGNVAIYTAEKLYQVGALPITVSDSNGYVYDAEGIDLAVLKELKEIKRARLSEYVKFRPNAKHVSVSEYKEGRNGVWDVPCDGAFPCATQNELHLADIKTLYANGCRFIAEGANMPSTLDAINFMLAQKDFYFAPAKAANAGGVGTSGLEMMQNAGMTAWSFEKVDHRLHGIMNHIFELSYETSKEFGDEGNLVLGSNIAGFRKVADAMIDQGYV, from the coding sequence ATGAGCGAGTACATCGAAAAAACGATGGAGTGGATAAAAAGAACTAATCCGGGCCAAGGCGTGTTCGTACAGGCTGCGACCGAGGTGCTGGGCAGCCTCGAGCCGCTTATAAAAAAAGAGAGTAAATACCAAAAACACGCGATCCTAGAGCGTATCGTGATACCCGAGCGCACGGTGATATTTCGCGTTACCTACACGGATGACGACGGCAGACCGCAGGTGCATAACGGCTACCGCGTGCAGTTTAACTCAGCCGTGGGCCCCTATAAAGGCGGCATCAGACTCCATCCCAGCGTGGATCTTGGCGTGCTAAAATTTTTAGGGTTTGAGCAAATTTTTAAAAACTCGCTCACGGGCGTAAATATCGGCGGCGCAAAAGGCGGCAGCACCTTTGATCCAAAAGGCAAGAGCGAGGGCGAGATAATGCGCTTTTGCCAAGCATTTATGAGCGAGCTATACCGCCACATCGGCAACACCGTAGACGTGCCCGCAGGCGACATCGGCGTGGGCGCGCGAGAGATCGGCTATATGTTTGGGCAGTATAAAAAACTCACGGGCAGGTTTGACGGCATACTAACGGGCAAAGGCCTAAACTGGGGCGGCAGCCTAGCGCGCACGGAGGCGACCGGATACGGGTTAGTTTATTTTACGCAAAATATGCTACAAAGAGCGGGCCTCGGACTAGAGGGCAAAAAATGCAGCATAAGCGGTAGCGGAAACGTCGCCATCTACACGGCAGAAAAGCTCTATCAAGTAGGCGCGCTACCTATCACGGTTTCTGATTCAAACGGGTACGTTTACGACGCAGAGGGCATCGATCTAGCGGTACTTAAAGAGCTAAAAGAAATCAAACGCGCGCGCCTTAGCGAATACGTCAAATTTAGACCGAACGCAAAACACGTAAGCGTGAGCGAGTACAAAGAGGGCAGAAACGGCGTGTGGGACGTGCCGTGCGACGGAGCTTTCCCGTGCGCGACGCAAAACGAGCTTCACCTAGCCGACATAAAGACGCTCTACGCTAACGGCTGTCGCTTCATCGCCGAGGGGGCAAATATGCCAAGCACGCTTGATGCGATAAATTTTATGCTAGCGCAAAAGGATTTTTACTTCGCTCCGGCAAAGGCGGCAAACGCGGGCGGCGTGGGCACGTCAGGCCTTGAGATGATGCAAAACGCCGGCATGACCGCGTGGAGCTTTGAAAAGGTCGATCATAGACTGCACGGCATCATGAATCATATCTTCGAGCTTAGCTACGAGACTAGCAAGGAGTTTGGCGACGAGGGAAATCTGGTGCTTGGCTCAAATATCGCAGGCTTTAGAAAAGTAGCCGACGCGATGATAGATCAGGGATACGTGTAG
- a CDS encoding SMI1/KNR4 family protein — MFLKLNQIAQKLDQIFLPLEQEGMTGMRLLLQNDVKATTQALKNAQEALGVNFPAKFTKLLSKFDLGNFEICNVKFGSRGDYASELVRLNSVDEFGGKWWQGEARPLNLIVFAVGDPWIFLLDCTSGAVYAWLFGDEELCSRCITSDFEKFFIALASIDIARLNDKAMPSTEQILKFVQADGRALLFWQEMAYEI, encoded by the coding sequence ATGTTTTTAAAGTTAAACCAGATCGCTCAAAAGTTAGATCAAATTTTCTTGCCACTAGAGCAAGAGGGTATGACTGGCATGAGACTCTTGCTTCAAAATGATGTTAAAGCTACCACACAAGCACTTAAAAACGCACAAGAAGCTCTTGGCGTAAATTTCCCAGCTAAATTTACAAAGCTTTTAAGCAAATTTGACCTTGGAAATTTTGAAATTTGCAATGTCAAATTTGGCTCCAGAGGCGACTATGCAAGCGAACTAGTACGGCTAAATAGCGTAGATGAGTTTGGTGGCAAATGGTGGCAGGGTGAAGCTCGCCCTTTAAATTTAATAGTCTTTGCCGTTGGTGATCCATGGATATTTTTGCTTGATTGCACGAGTGGCGCGGTCTATGCATGGCTCTTTGGAGATGAGGAGCTTTGCAGTAGGTGCATCACAAGTGACTTTGAGAAATTTTTTATAGCGCTTGCTAGCATCGATATAGCAAGGCTAAATGATAAAGCTATGCCATCAACCGAGCAAATCCTAAAATTTGTCCAAGCAGATGGTAGAGCCCTTCTTTTCTGGCAAGAGATGGCATATGAAATTTAG
- a CDS encoding acetyl-CoA carboxylase subunit A, translating to MIHKILIANRGEIAVRIVRACRDLHIQSVGIYTAPDSECLHVRIADEAYQVGEDPIKGYLDAKAIVKLAKECGADAIHPGYGFLSENYEFAKAVEDAGLIFIGPKAEVIRKMGDKNIARYLMKRNGIPIVPGTEKLNDESMDAIKEHARRIGYPVILKASGGGGGRGIREVWQEEDMQDAFESCTREAKTYFNNDEVFMEKLVVNPRHIEFQILGDNYGNIIHLCERDCSIQRRHQKIIEIAPCPSISENLRKIMGVTAVAAAKAVGYSNVGTIEFLLDDYNNFYFMEMNTRIQVEHGITEEITGHDLVVRQIRIAAGEILEIEQSDIKPRGYAIEARITAENVWENFIPAPGTIEGYYPALGPSVRVDSHVYKDYTIPPFYDSLIAKLIVKATDYDLAVNKLERALEEFTIEGVRTIIPFLLTISKSKEFRRGFFDTSYVEKNLKTILENTYDDMNKEPNDDLEEVIVEAIKRYKKKR from the coding sequence ATGATACATAAAATTCTTATCGCAAATCGTGGTGAGATCGCAGTTAGGATAGTCAGAGCTTGTAGGGATTTACACATCCAAAGCGTAGGAATTTACACAGCGCCAGATAGCGAGTGCTTACATGTGAGGATCGCTGATGAGGCCTATCAAGTGGGCGAAGATCCGATCAAGGGCTATCTTGACGCCAAAGCTATCGTAAAGCTTGCTAAAGAGTGCGGGGCTGACGCGATACACCCAGGATACGGCTTTTTAAGCGAAAACTACGAATTTGCAAAGGCGGTCGAGGACGCTGGGCTTATCTTTATCGGTCCAAAGGCTGAAGTGATCAGAAAAATGGGTGATAAAAATATCGCAAGATACCTAATGAAGAGAAACGGTATACCAATCGTTCCAGGCACAGAAAAGCTAAATGACGAGAGCATGGACGCCATAAAAGAGCACGCTAGACGCATCGGCTACCCAGTCATCTTAAAAGCAAGTGGAGGCGGAGGCGGACGTGGCATCAGAGAGGTTTGGCAAGAAGAAGATATGCAAGATGCCTTTGAGTCGTGCACCAGAGAGGCAAAGACCTACTTTAACAACGATGAAGTCTTTATGGAGAAGCTTGTCGTAAATCCTCGCCACATCGAGTTTCAAATTTTAGGCGATAACTACGGCAATATCATCCACCTTTGCGAGCGTGACTGCTCTATCCAAAGACGCCACCAAAAGATCATTGAGATCGCACCTTGCCCATCGATCAGTGAAAATTTAAGAAAGATCATGGGCGTGACCGCAGTGGCCGCTGCAAAAGCTGTGGGCTACTCAAACGTCGGAACGATCGAGTTTTTACTAGATGACTACAACAACTTTTACTTCATGGAGATGAATACCCGTATCCAAGTGGAGCATGGCATCACTGAAGAGATCACCGGCCACGACTTAGTCGTTAGGCAGATAAGGATCGCTGCGGGTGAAATTTTAGAGATCGAGCAAAGCGACATCAAGCCGCGCGGCTACGCGATAGAAGCAAGGATAACGGCTGAAAATGTCTGGGAGAATTTCATCCCAGCACCAGGCACGATCGAGGGCTACTACCCAGCTCTTGGCCCATCTGTGCGTGTCGATAGCCACGTCTATAAAGACTACACCATACCGCCATTTTATGACTCTTTGATCGCAAAACTGATCGTAAAGGCAACTGATTACGACCTAGCGGTAAATAAGCTTGAAAGAGCACTTGAAGAATTTACCATCGAGGGTGTGCGAACGATCATCCCATTTTTGCTAACGATCAGCAAAAGTAAGGAATTTAGAAGAGGATTTTTCGATACTAGCTACGTTGAGAAAAACTTAAAAACTATCCTCGAAAACACCTACGATGATATGAACAAAGAGCCAAACGACGACCTAGAAGAGGTCATTGTAGAGGCGATAAAAAGATATAAAAAGAAGAGATAA
- a CDS encoding CopD family protein, which produces MAEYYLYLKYLHYLFFISWMAVLFYQPRLYVYHVENMDKPDFIKVVEVMEYKMYHYIGWVALIGSFVTGILILIAMPDLIKTGHIHVKILVVILMAIYHLDLGRYMKQLKEKRCNKSGIFFRAYNEVPTIAMLIIIWVMIVNPF; this is translated from the coding sequence ATGGCAGAATATTATCTTTACTTAAAATACCTCCACTATTTGTTTTTCATCTCGTGGATGGCAGTGCTGTTTTATCAGCCAAGACTCTACGTTTATCACGTAGAAAACATGGACAAACCTGACTTTATAAAAGTGGTTGAGGTGATGGAGTACAAGATGTATCACTACATCGGTTGGGTCGCACTCATTGGCTCATTTGTTACTGGCATTTTGATACTTATCGCGATGCCTGATCTTATAAAAACTGGTCACATCCACGTCAAAATTTTAGTTGTCATCTTAATGGCTATCTATCACCTAGACCTTGGACGCTACATGAAGCAGCTCAAAGAAAAGCGCTGTAACAAAAGTGGCATCTTCTTTAGAGCTTACAACGAAGTGCCAACTATCGCGATGCTCATCATCATCTGGGTAATGATAGTAAATCCATTTTAA
- a CDS encoding NINE protein, which translates to MGNNIYVAYALWLLTGWLGAHRIYLGKFITGFLMMGLFFVGYSTFYFIIGIPFLAIWGIWWLIDAFLVGAYVEKNLQKVELKERLKLKDKEDDLKRLYELFESGAISKAEFEARKEILFR; encoded by the coding sequence GTGGGAAATAATATCTACGTCGCATACGCGCTTTGGCTACTTACTGGCTGGCTTGGAGCGCATAGAATTTACCTTGGTAAATTTATCACTGGCTTTTTGATGATGGGACTATTTTTTGTTGGCTACTCTACGTTTTATTTCATTATAGGCATACCATTCTTAGCTATCTGGGGCATTTGGTGGCTTATCGATGCATTTTTAGTTGGTGCTTATGTCGAGAAAAATTTACAAAAAGTCGAACTAAAAGAGAGACTAAAACTAAAAGACAAAGAAGATGACTTAAAAAGGCTTTACGAGCTTTTTGAGAGTGGTGCGATCAGCAAGGCTGAATTTGAAGCTAGAAAAGAGATACTTTTTAGATAA
- the lspA gene encoding signal peptidase II — translation MRKNLVKFFIAFFVIFIVDQAIKMIFIDGFSWDGEFFSLVLTYNKGVAFSMLAFLDEWLKFIQIALILGVFVYLVVEKKLLCSHAIWLGALLGAGSSNITDRFIHGGVVDYVFWHKWFNFAVFNFADAMIDLCVVMILWQSFRKRRESGK, via the coding sequence ATGCGTAAAAACTTAGTCAAATTTTTCATCGCGTTTTTCGTCATTTTTATCGTTGATCAAGCGATAAAAATGATATTTATAGATGGCTTTTCGTGGGACGGAGAGTTTTTTTCGCTAGTTCTTACATATAATAAGGGCGTTGCATTTTCGATGTTAGCCTTTTTAGATGAGTGGCTGAAATTTATCCAGATCGCCCTCATTTTAGGCGTTTTTGTCTATCTAGTTGTTGAGAAAAAACTGCTTTGCTCGCATGCCATTTGGCTTGGAGCTTTGCTAGGAGCTGGCAGCTCAAATATCACAGATAGATTTATCCATGGCGGCGTCGTGGATTACGTCTTTTGGCACAAGTGGTTTAACTTTGCGGTCTTTAACTTCGCTGACGCGATGATCGATCTTTGCGTCGTGATGATACTTTGGCAAAGTTTTAGAAAAAGGAGAGAGAGTGGGAAATAA